In a genomic window of Oceanispirochaeta sp. M1:
- a CDS encoding exo-alpha-sialidase, translating to MKKTILAKTKLHEIVSWAISLLMITVGGILICIPIVFWDFLVYEQFKPTVRPYYPVFYGAIAVGGFIIVLLGILGFVKKKDIKESRGNFLSNYIIPLFAIVVGVGALVGALDLYNTTEYLAADKLYLMILMAPILGALLLLLLVPAGISIIVKALRKKAISGASRRAVASALVLVLMGAVIGAVLTLPPDATAKPYPEDSPFRTVLYAQGEAGYNTFKIPTMITVPNGTILSFAEARTEHKDDWSKTDVVLRKSYDLGSTWTPLEVLMEEGNLIIGNACPVVDRKTGFIWLIFCKQNDTAWKMHSEDNGETWSEPIEITQDVKLPNWTWYATGPSNGIQLKDGTLIIPADHIVDRKMQGHVIFSKDGGSTWELGGTIPTGEEGTLVELDNGDLYINIRPVKPGHRVTAISEDQGLTWLDYTYDKALPDPACEGSLIKIEKPEGSLYLFTNPADSLHREMMTVRLSDDECKTWSKSKILYEGMASYSALSLIDAENDIIGCIFEKGANYYAEEIVFMRFPLSFLDE from the coding sequence ATGAAAAAGACAATCTTGGCAAAGACCAAACTCCATGAAATTGTGAGTTGGGCGATTTCCCTTCTCATGATTACTGTGGGAGGGATTCTTATATGTATTCCAATTGTGTTTTGGGATTTTCTTGTATACGAGCAATTTAAGCCGACTGTCAGACCGTATTATCCCGTGTTCTACGGCGCCATTGCCGTTGGCGGATTCATCATTGTCCTATTGGGCATTCTCGGGTTTGTTAAAAAAAAGGACATCAAGGAGAGTCGCGGTAATTTTCTCAGCAACTATATAATTCCTCTCTTTGCAATTGTTGTGGGAGTGGGAGCCTTGGTCGGCGCACTCGATCTCTATAATACAACCGAGTATCTGGCGGCTGACAAGCTCTATCTTATGATCCTTATGGCACCGATATTGGGAGCGCTGCTGCTATTGCTTCTGGTTCCTGCCGGAATATCAATAATTGTTAAAGCATTGCGCAAAAAGGCTATATCAGGGGCGAGTAGACGAGCGGTTGCTTCGGCTTTAGTGCTTGTTCTGATGGGCGCAGTAATTGGCGCGGTTCTCACTTTACCACCGGATGCCACGGCAAAACCATATCCTGAAGATTCGCCTTTCAGAACAGTGCTCTACGCTCAAGGCGAGGCTGGATACAACACCTTTAAGATTCCCACTATGATTACAGTGCCCAATGGCACGATTCTCTCTTTCGCAGAGGCGCGCACAGAGCATAAGGATGACTGGTCCAAAACGGATGTCGTATTGCGTAAAAGCTACGATCTGGGCAGTACATGGACACCACTCGAGGTGCTCATGGAGGAGGGAAATCTGATCATCGGTAATGCCTGCCCGGTTGTGGATAGAAAAACTGGATTTATCTGGCTGATTTTCTGCAAACAAAATGACACGGCCTGGAAGATGCACAGCGAAGATAACGGCGAAACCTGGTCAGAGCCCATCGAGATAACCCAGGATGTAAAGCTTCCCAACTGGACCTGGTACGCAACTGGTCCGAGTAACGGTATTCAGCTGAAGGATGGAACCCTTATCATACCTGCGGACCATATTGTAGACAGGAAGATGCAGGGTCATGTTATTTTCAGCAAAGATGGAGGCAGCACATGGGAATTGGGCGGAACAATTCCGACTGGAGAAGAGGGAACACTCGTAGAGCTCGATAACGGGGATCTCTATATCAATATCCGTCCCGTTAAACCCGGCCACCGCGTCACTGCCATAAGCGAAGATCAAGGGTTGACGTGGCTCGATTATACATATGACAAAGCGCTTCCCGATCCCGCATGCGAGGGGAGCCTCATTAAAATTGAAAAGCCTGAGGGGAGCCTCTACCTATTTACCAATCCAGCTGATTCACTTCACCGCGAGATGATGACAGTGCGTTTGAGTGATGATGAATGCAAAACCTGGTCAAAATCTAAGATCCTCTATGAGGGCATGGCATCTTATTCTGCGCTTTCGCTGATTGACGCCGAAAATGATATAATTGGATGCATTTTTGAGAAAGGTGCTAATTATTACGCTGAAGAGATTGTGTTTATGCGTTTTCCCCTTAGTTTTCTGGATGAGTGA
- a CDS encoding DUF5680 domain-containing protein, producing MNIKNEIIRIRNDNGLTQESFAELIGVSRQSVTKWENGESTPEISKLITISDKFMVTLDSLIKGSNPYTIKSDAEKYETNNIIDFLCTSKKSTYAAKAAETISSRLNSHDLKYETNNYKYLDSFYGGEQFIGEEVLWISETPIWSMNYMGRVLMDSFSGDFLKECLLNVSNDLPFRGPRLYTSGEYIYHCKVEGTFNWFKGEEEIFYKKDKVYECVFHGGSIK from the coding sequence ATGAATATTAAAAATGAAATAATCCGTATTAGAAATGACAATGGACTTACACAAGAATCCTTTGCAGAATTAATTGGAGTTTCCAGACAATCAGTAACAAAATGGGAAAATGGTGAATCAACACCAGAAATCAGTAAGCTAATTACCATAAGCGATAAATTTATGGTAACACTGGATTCCCTAATAAAAGGCTCGAATCCATATACAATAAAGTCAGATGCAGAAAAATATGAAACTAATAATATAATAGATTTTTTATGTACATCAAAAAAATCTACTTATGCTGCAAAAGCAGCTGAAACCATCTCATCAAGGTTGAACTCTCATGATTTAAAATATGAAACAAATAATTATAAATATTTAGATTCATTTTATGGGGGAGAGCAATTTATCGGTGAAGAGGTTCTTTGGATATCAGAAACACCTATTTGGTCAATGAATTATATGGGAAGAGTTCTTATGGATTCATTTTCAGGTGATTTTCTAAAAGAATGCTTGTTAAATGTAAGTAATGATTTACCATTTAGAGGTCCCAGATTATACACTTCAGGAGAGTATATATATCACTGTAAAGTAGAGGGGACTTTTAATTGGTTTAAAGGTGAAGAAGAGATCTTCTATAAAAAAGATAAAGTATATGAATGTGTATTTCATGGTGGGAGTATCAAATAA
- a CDS encoding HD-GYP domain-containing protein translates to MTIIIAFLMSWVLVNQIKHQMIIGHSDFYQSYVRAIPENYSEIIPLLDNHTLLNKTPDSSEKDEHHDSFNVETPDIRWLHFKTDLLQYPTVKQFRIINRENEVIWQFKDQNIPENSSPFNTMIKNLEHKDISYHIQSENPYFLVYYYIPIIVEEENIGTVEILDLDPNLRKSIIKNRKLVILMIFIGGFLFYSSLFFLFSRVYYNQSKALDKLDKSQSLTIYTMSQLAELRDDNTGAHINRTSLYCKILGSELSKVDKYKNYLTKAYLDDLERSAPLHDIGKVGIPDSILQKPGKLSAEEFEIIKTHPQLGAKVLKNASESLDFQSFFEIGYQIVLYHHENWDGSGYPFGTIAEEIPLSARIMSISDVYDALTTSRPYKSAFSHEKAMKIIVDDSGKKFDPDLIDALLNISDQFREISKQ, encoded by the coding sequence ATGACGATAATCATAGCTTTTCTGATGAGCTGGGTATTGGTAAATCAGATAAAACACCAGATGATTATCGGCCATTCAGATTTTTATCAGTCTTATGTCAGAGCCATTCCAGAGAACTATTCTGAAATTATTCCTTTGCTTGATAATCATACCTTATTAAATAAGACTCCTGATTCTTCAGAAAAAGATGAACATCATGACAGTTTCAATGTAGAGACCCCGGACATCCGATGGTTACACTTTAAAACTGATTTACTCCAGTATCCAACTGTAAAACAGTTTCGCATCATAAACCGGGAGAATGAAGTCATTTGGCAATTTAAGGATCAGAATATTCCCGAGAACTCCTCTCCTTTTAATACAATGATTAAGAATCTGGAACATAAGGATATCTCTTATCATATTCAGAGTGAAAATCCTTATTTCCTTGTTTACTATTACATTCCAATCATAGTTGAAGAAGAAAATATTGGAACCGTTGAGATCTTAGATCTTGATCCTAATCTACGAAAGAGTATTATAAAAAATAGAAAATTAGTGATACTAATGATTTTTATAGGGGGCTTTTTATTCTATTCTAGCCTTTTTTTCCTGTTCAGCCGAGTCTATTATAATCAGAGTAAAGCTCTTGATAAGCTTGATAAGAGTCAGTCTCTGACCATTTATACCATGTCCCAATTGGCAGAGCTTCGAGATGATAATACAGGTGCACATATAAATAGAACCAGTCTTTATTGTAAAATATTAGGTTCTGAGTTATCCAAAGTTGATAAGTATAAAAACTATCTGACCAAAGCATATCTGGATGATCTGGAGCGTTCTGCTCCGTTACATGATATAGGTAAAGTGGGTATCCCTGACAGTATTTTACAAAAACCGGGAAAGTTGAGTGCAGAGGAATTTGAAATCATTAAAACACATCCTCAACTTGGTGCCAAGGTATTGAAAAACGCCTCAGAGTCTCTTGATTTTCAGTCTTTCTTTGAAATAGGGTATCAAATTGTCTTATATCATCACGAGAACTGGGATGGCTCGGGATATCCCTTTGGAACAATAGCTGAAGAAATCCCCCTCTCTGCGAGGATTATGTCCATCTCTGATGTATATGATGCCTTAACTACCAGCCGACCTTATAAGAGTGCTTTTTCCCATGAAAAGGCAATGAAAATAATTGTAGATGACTCTGGGAAAAAGTTTGATCCTGATTTAATAGATGCATTGTTGAATATTTCTGATCAGTTCAGGGAAATTTCGAAACAGTAG
- a CDS encoding SRPBCC family protein, which produces MIMKDSIVINASAEKVYNYQAQRMTDLKSYKEWHEEHVDLKWLKGKPVTKGSIVYIEEYLGDTLQKLTF; this is translated from the coding sequence ATGATTATGAAGGATAGTATTGTCATTAATGCTTCGGCAGAGAAAGTATATAATTATCAAGCACAACGTATGACTGATCTGAAATCTTACAAAGAATGGCATGAAGAACATGTGGACCTAAAATGGCTCAAAGGTAAACCAGTAACAAAAGGTTCCATTGTTTATATAGAAGAATATCTCGGAGATACTTTACAGAAACTGACATTTTAA